One stretch of Alcaligenes aquatilis DNA includes these proteins:
- a CDS encoding cbb3-type cytochrome c oxidase subunit I: MNTVSILLLAFILSVTGLFVFIWSLRRNFFDHSPAASREIFSKGEIGQVDDPSATPEQRQALQEEMGRKTISAEDRQALSLELAERVEADRSTASVTFILLACSVFWLLFASTAGLISSIKLHDPEFLTQHAWMTFGRMRTLHLNGVAYGWAPMAAFGVAMWMLPRLLKTPLIGARYAITGGILWNIGLAIGLTCIAMGITDGMEWLEMPWQVDILMVIGGALAALPLVFTLQNRRAHHLYVSVWYMGAALFWFPILFLVGNLPAVHVGVEQATMNWWFGHNVLGLFYTPMALATVYYFLPKIIGQPISSYNLSLVGFWGLAFFYGQVGGHHLVGGPVPQWMITLSIVQSMMMIIPVLAFSINQHYTMKGHFRTLIHSPTLRFIVLGGMMYTVSSIQGSFEALRSINTITHFTHFTVAHAHIGLYGFFTIVMFGAIYYVMPRVMSWEWPYPKLISLHFWLVVIGFSIYAIGLSIGGWLQGVAMLDPAKSFMESVFVTMPYLKSRSIGGGLMTLGHLVFAFHFVAMALRYGSRRIGPALFHQRSATRNVVEA, translated from the coding sequence GTGAATACCGTTTCAATACTGCTACTAGCTTTCATATTGTCCGTTACAGGACTCTTTGTTTTCATCTGGTCGTTACGACGTAACTTCTTTGACCACAGTCCCGCTGCCTCGCGTGAGATCTTCTCCAAAGGCGAGATCGGGCAGGTAGATGACCCTTCCGCCACCCCTGAACAACGTCAGGCACTTCAAGAAGAAATGGGTCGCAAGACGATTTCTGCTGAAGACCGTCAGGCGCTCAGTCTTGAGTTGGCAGAACGCGTTGAAGCTGACCGCTCCACCGCTTCGGTCACGTTCATTTTGCTGGCCTGTTCGGTCTTTTGGCTGCTGTTTGCCTCGACGGCAGGTTTGATCAGCTCGATCAAGTTGCACGATCCCGAATTTCTGACGCAGCACGCCTGGATGACTTTCGGGCGCATGCGTACGCTGCACCTGAACGGTGTGGCGTATGGCTGGGCGCCAATGGCCGCTTTCGGCGTTGCCATGTGGATGCTGCCGCGTTTGCTCAAGACTCCTTTGATCGGTGCGCGTTATGCCATCACGGGCGGGATCTTGTGGAATATCGGCTTGGCTATCGGTCTGACATGTATCGCAATGGGTATCACCGACGGTATGGAATGGCTGGAGATGCCCTGGCAGGTTGATATCCTGATGGTTATCGGTGGTGCTCTGGCTGCCTTGCCTTTGGTTTTCACCTTGCAAAACCGTCGTGCTCACCACCTGTATGTGTCGGTGTGGTACATGGGCGCAGCCCTGTTCTGGTTCCCCATCCTGTTCCTGGTCGGTAACCTGCCTGCCGTGCACGTGGGTGTTGAGCAAGCAACCATGAACTGGTGGTTTGGTCACAACGTGCTGGGTCTGTTCTACACGCCGATGGCCCTGGCTACGGTGTATTACTTCCTGCCCAAGATCATTGGCCAGCCTATCAGCTCTTACAACCTGTCTCTGGTGGGCTTCTGGGGCCTGGCATTTTTCTACGGTCAGGTCGGTGGTCACCACCTGGTCGGTGGTCCTGTGCCGCAGTGGATGATTACACTGTCCATCGTGCAAAGCATGATGATGATCATCCCTGTGCTGGCGTTCTCGATTAACCAGCACTACACCATGAAAGGGCACTTCCGTACCCTGATTCACTCGCCTACTCTGCGCTTTATCGTGCTGGGTGGCATGATGTACACCGTCAGCTCCATTCAAGGCTCCTTTGAAGCGCTGCGCAGCATCAACACGATTACCCACTTCACGCACTTCACGGTTGCCCACGCCCATATCGGCTTGTATGGCTTCTTTACCATCGTGATGTTCGGCGCCATCTACTATGTGATGCCACGTGTGATGTCCTGGGAATGGCCTTACCCCAAACTGATCTCCCTGCACTTCTGGCTGGTCGTGATTGGTTTCTCCATTTACGCCATCGGTTTGAGCATTGGCGGCTGGTTGCAAGGTGTGGCCATGCTTGATCCGGCTAAGTCCTTCATGGAGTCGGTGTTTGTCACGATGCCTTACCTGAAGTCGCGCTCGATTGGTGGCGGTTTGATGACTTTGGGTCACCTTGTGTTTGCCTTCCACTTTGTGGCAATGGCTTTGCGCTATGGCAGCCGTCGTATTGGTCCAGCCCTGTTTCACCAGCGCTCGGCAACTCGCAATGTAGTGGAGGCATGA
- a CDS encoding OsmC family protein — translation MECTIDWGGKDGMLFLARTGSGHVTAMDGAPEGGGNNLAPRPMEMLLTGAGGCAAYDVVLILKRGRHAITGCQVKLTAERADTDPKVFTKIHFTFVVTGKDLPQAAVERAVQLSHDKYCSASAMLGKTAEITYSVDIQQA, via the coding sequence ATGGAATGCACAATCGACTGGGGCGGCAAAGACGGCATGTTGTTCCTTGCCCGTACCGGCAGCGGTCATGTGACGGCCATGGACGGTGCACCCGAAGGCGGCGGCAATAACCTGGCTCCCCGACCCATGGAAATGTTGCTGACCGGCGCGGGTGGCTGCGCGGCCTACGACGTGGTGCTGATTCTCAAACGCGGCCGTCACGCCATTACCGGCTGCCAAGTCAAGCTGACCGCCGAACGCGCCGACACCGATCCCAAAGTCTTTACCAAGATTCATTTCACCTTTGTGGTCACTGGCAAAGACTTGCCCCAGGCGGCCGTGGAACGTGCCGTACAACTGTCGCACGACAAATACTGCTCGGCTTCGGCCATGCTGGGCAAAACTGCCGAAATCACCTACTCCGTCGACATTCAGCAAGCCTGA
- a CDS encoding thymidylate synthase, with translation MSLYPYEDLLRLVYTQGTPKGDRTGTGTNSVFGHQMRFDLSQGFPLITTKKLHTRSIFIELLWFLRGESNVRWLQERGVSIWDEWADENGNLGPVYGVQWRSWPTPDGRHIDQISQLVEQIRKNPDSRRLIVSAWNVADVGQMALPPCHALFQFYVADGKLSCQLYQRSADIFLGVPFNIASYALLTHMMAQQCDLEVGDFIWTGGDCHLYSNHFEQAELQLSREPRPYPKLTIKRKPASLFDYEYEDFEITDYDPHPHIKAPVAV, from the coding sequence ATGTCCCTTTATCCCTACGAAGACCTGCTGCGCCTGGTCTACACTCAAGGTACCCCCAAAGGGGATCGCACCGGCACCGGCACAAACTCGGTATTTGGTCACCAAATGCGCTTCGATCTGTCGCAGGGTTTTCCGCTGATCACCACCAAGAAGCTGCATACCCGCAGTATCTTTATTGAATTACTGTGGTTTTTACGCGGTGAGTCCAATGTACGCTGGCTCCAGGAACGCGGCGTATCCATCTGGGACGAATGGGCCGACGAAAACGGCAATCTGGGCCCGGTCTATGGGGTGCAATGGCGCTCCTGGCCTACGCCCGATGGTCGTCACATCGACCAGATCAGCCAGTTGGTGGAACAGATCCGCAAAAATCCCGATTCGCGTCGGCTGATCGTCTCGGCCTGGAACGTGGCCGATGTCGGCCAGATGGCCCTGCCTCCTTGCCACGCCCTGTTCCAGTTCTATGTCGCCGACGGCAAACTCTCCTGCCAGCTCTACCAGCGCAGTGCGGATATTTTCCTGGGAGTGCCCTTCAATATTGCCAGCTACGCCTTGCTGACCCACATGATGGCCCAGCAATGCGATCTGGAGGTAGGCGACTTCATCTGGACAGGCGGCGACTGCCACCTGTACTCCAACCACTTCGAGCAGGCCGAACTGCAGTTGTCACGTGAACCGCGTCCCTACCCCAAGCTGACGATCAAACGCAAACCTGCCAGTCTGTTTGATTACGAGTACGAAGACTTCGAAATCACCGACTACGACCCACATCCCCATATCAAAGCGCCTGTTGCCGTATGA
- a CDS encoding dihydrofolate reductase, whose translation MSSSPIIRLVVAYAANRCIGKDNDLPWRLPSDLQHFKRVTMGLPIIMGRKTWESLGRPLPGRPNLVISRNADYQAEGAQVFSNLDDALAACPGFDAACVIGGEQLFRLALPMAQELIATEIKADVDGDTFFPELPVGQWQEVERLPQPEENGFTYDYVTYRRRR comes from the coding sequence ATGAGTTCCAGCCCTATTATTCGTCTGGTCGTTGCCTATGCCGCTAATCGCTGCATAGGCAAGGATAACGACCTGCCCTGGCGTCTGCCTTCAGACTTGCAGCACTTCAAGCGCGTGACTATGGGTTTGCCCATTATCATGGGTCGCAAGACCTGGGAGTCGCTGGGCCGTCCCCTGCCCGGCCGCCCGAACCTGGTGATCAGCCGCAATGCGGATTACCAGGCAGAAGGCGCACAGGTATTCAGCAATCTGGACGACGCGCTGGCCGCCTGCCCTGGCTTCGACGCCGCTTGCGTGATTGGTGGCGAGCAGCTCTTCCGTCTGGCCCTGCCTATGGCGCAAGAGCTGATCGCAACCGAGATCAAGGCTGATGTGGACGGCGACACCTTCTTTCCAGAGCTACCCGTTGGCCAATGGCAGGAAGTAGAACGTCTGCCCCAGCCCGAGGAAAATGGCTTCACTTACGACTATGTGACCTATCGCCGCCGTCGTTAG
- the gcvH gene encoding glycine cleavage system protein GcvH, with translation MQLPGDRKYVVSHEWAKDEDGIVLVGITDFAQDQLGDLVFVGDFTPGTRLAAGATAGVVESVKAASDIYAPVAGELVEFNQALSDAPHLINEAPFDTWIFKLKADNPADLQGLLDGPAYAAVAE, from the coding sequence ATGCAGTTGCCAGGAGATAGAAAGTACGTAGTAAGCCATGAGTGGGCCAAGGATGAGGACGGTATTGTGCTGGTTGGCATTACCGATTTTGCTCAGGATCAGTTGGGCGATTTGGTATTTGTGGGTGACTTCACTCCAGGTACGCGTTTGGCTGCGGGTGCAACGGCGGGTGTGGTGGAGTCGGTGAAAGCGGCCTCGGATATTTATGCGCCTGTGGCGGGCGAGCTGGTGGAGTTCAACCAGGCCTTATCCGATGCCCCGCATCTGATCAACGAAGCTCCGTTTGATACCTGGATTTTCAAGCTCAAGGCCGACAATCCAGCCGATCTGCAAGGCTTGCTGGATGGCCCTGCTTATGCAGCGGTGGCCGAGTAA
- a CDS encoding NAD(P)/FAD-dependent oxidoreductase has protein sequence MMAASIAGQRGLRVVLIDHAEKLAEKIRISGGGRCNFTNTGTSPENFLSKNPHFCRSALAGYTPQDFLQLVREYRIGFHEKHKGQLFCDDSSESIIQMLRQECLKGQVSWRMPCSVQSIGRTQEGFVLRTSQGELNALQVVIATGGMAIPQLGSTDYALRMARHFGLKVIEPHPALVPLTFDGRDWKPFSALSGMALEVEVSTGQGKQRQAFLEDLLFTHRGLSGPGILQISSYWQSGESISVDLAPGQDIAQQLLDLKAGNRQQLVTVLSTLWPRRLVEQWLDTSDLLPKGVGQQRLADLPDRVLRAVGQVINVWQLKPSGTAGYKKAEVMSGGVDTRELNQKSMEARKVPGLFFIGEAVDVTGWLGGYNFQWAWASAAACARALKAQAGQS, from the coding sequence ATGATGGCTGCCAGTATCGCAGGCCAGCGTGGTCTGCGAGTGGTATTGATTGATCACGCTGAGAAGCTGGCCGAGAAAATCCGTATTTCAGGTGGAGGGCGTTGCAACTTCACTAATACGGGGACTTCGCCAGAGAATTTTCTGTCCAAGAATCCGCATTTTTGCCGTTCGGCCTTGGCAGGCTATACCCCCCAGGATTTTCTGCAACTGGTGCGAGAGTACCGCATCGGTTTTCATGAAAAGCATAAAGGCCAGTTGTTCTGTGATGACTCCAGCGAGTCCATCATTCAGATGCTGCGTCAGGAGTGTTTGAAAGGGCAGGTATCCTGGCGCATGCCCTGTTCGGTGCAGTCCATTGGCCGCACGCAAGAAGGTTTTGTGCTGCGCACCAGCCAGGGCGAGTTGAATGCCTTGCAGGTGGTGATTGCCACAGGCGGCATGGCGATTCCGCAGCTCGGTTCCACGGACTACGCTTTGCGTATGGCACGTCACTTTGGTTTGAAAGTGATTGAACCGCATCCGGCCTTGGTCCCCTTGACCTTTGACGGCCGGGATTGGAAACCCTTTTCGGCCTTGAGCGGTATGGCTTTGGAAGTGGAAGTCAGCACAGGGCAGGGCAAGCAACGCCAAGCCTTTTTGGAAGATTTGCTGTTCACGCACCGCGGCCTGTCCGGGCCGGGTATCTTGCAGATTTCCAGCTACTGGCAGTCGGGTGAAAGTATTAGTGTGGATCTGGCCCCCGGTCAGGATATCGCGCAGCAGCTATTGGATTTGAAGGCGGGCAACCGCCAGCAACTGGTCACTGTCTTGTCCACCTTGTGGCCACGCCGTCTGGTCGAGCAATGGTTGGATACCTCGGACTTGTTGCCTAAAGGCGTGGGGCAACAACGTCTGGCGGATTTGCCCGATCGCGTATTGCGTGCGGTGGGGCAGGTTATTAACGTTTGGCAGTTGAAACCCAGTGGCACCGCAGGCTATAAAAAGGCGGAAGTGATGAGCGGTGGCGTGGATACACGCGAGCTCAATCAGAAAAGCATGGAAGCACGTAAAGTACCTGGTCTGTTCTTTATTGGTGAAGCGGTGGATGTCACCGGTTGGCTGGGCGGGTATAACTTCCAATGGGCCTGGGCGTCTGCAGCAGCGTGCGCACGCGCACTGAAGGCGCAGGCAGGTCAGAGCTAG
- a CDS encoding arginine/lysine/ornithine decarboxylase yields the protein MKFRFPIVIIDEDYRSENTSGLGIRALASAIEAEGVEVLGVTSYGDLSSFAQQQSRASAFILSIDDEEFDVDSPEDVANAIKNLRSFIGELRFRNEDIPIYLYGETRTSQHIPNDILRELHGFIHMFEDTPEFVARHIIREARSYLESLAPPFFRELVKYASDGSYSWHCPGHSGGVAFLKSPVGQMFHQFFGENMLRADVCNAVDELGQLLDHTGPVADAERNAARIFHADHCFFVTNGTSTSNKIVWHANVANNDVVVVDRNCHKSILHAITMTGAIPVFLRPTRNHLGIIGPIPQEEFLPENIARKIEANPFASKARNKKPRILTLTQSTYDGVIYNVEMIKETLDSKIPTLHFDEAWLPHAAFHDFYHDMHAIGADRPRTKDTMIYATHSTHKMLAGLSQASQITVQDAENRPLDRNVFNEAYLMHTSTSPQYAIIASCDVAAAMMEPPGGTALVEESICEAMDFRRAMRKVSKEYGENDWWFKVWGPDNLPEEGIGERDDWILRSDAEWHGFGKLSTNFNMLDPVKATVVTPGLDISGTFAEQGIPAALVSKYLAEHGVVVEKTGLYSFFILFTIGITKGRWNTLLTALQQFKDDYDRNQPMWRILPDFCKTQPTYERMGLRDLCQQIHQAYRKYDLARLTTEVYLSDMIPALKPSDAYAKMAHGDIERVGIDELEGRVTGVLLTPYPPGIPLLIPGERFNSRIVEYLQFAREFNARFPGFETYVHGLAQDIGPDGLPRYYVDCVLESETNE from the coding sequence ATGAAGTTTCGTTTTCCCATCGTCATCATCGACGAAGACTACCGTTCCGAAAATACGTCGGGCCTGGGCATTCGAGCCCTGGCCTCGGCGATAGAGGCCGAAGGCGTAGAGGTTCTCGGGGTCACCAGTTATGGTGACCTTAGTTCTTTTGCGCAACAGCAAAGCCGCGCGAGCGCCTTCATTTTGTCGATTGATGATGAGGAATTCGATGTGGATTCCCCGGAGGATGTTGCCAACGCGATCAAGAACCTGCGCTCCTTTATTGGCGAGCTGCGGTTTCGCAACGAGGACATCCCTATTTATTTGTATGGCGAGACACGCACCTCGCAGCATATCCCCAACGATATTCTGCGCGAGCTGCACGGCTTCATTCACATGTTCGAGGACACGCCCGAGTTCGTGGCGCGCCACATCATCCGTGAGGCCCGCTCCTATCTGGAAAGCCTGGCACCGCCGTTTTTCCGCGAACTGGTCAAGTACGCGTCCGACGGGTCTTACTCTTGGCACTGCCCTGGGCACTCGGGGGGGGTCGCTTTTCTGAAAAGCCCGGTAGGTCAGATGTTCCACCAGTTCTTTGGTGAAAACATGCTGCGTGCCGATGTCTGTAATGCGGTCGACGAGCTGGGGCAACTGCTGGACCACACTGGCCCGGTAGCCGATGCCGAGCGCAACGCGGCCCGTATCTTTCATGCCGATCATTGTTTTTTCGTGACCAACGGCACGTCCACCTCGAATAAGATCGTCTGGCACGCCAATGTGGCCAATAACGATGTGGTGGTTGTGGATCGCAACTGCCATAAGTCGATTCTGCACGCCATCACCATGACGGGTGCTATCCCGGTTTTTCTGCGCCCCACGCGCAACCACTTGGGCATTATTGGTCCTATCCCGCAAGAAGAGTTCTTGCCAGAAAACATTGCGCGCAAGATCGAGGCCAACCCCTTTGCCAGCAAGGCCAGGAACAAGAAGCCTCGTATTCTGACGCTAACGCAAAGTACCTACGATGGCGTGATCTACAACGTGGAAATGATCAAGGAAACCCTGGATTCCAAGATCCCCACGCTGCACTTTGATGAAGCCTGGTTGCCGCATGCGGCTTTCCACGACTTTTATCACGACATGCATGCTATTGGTGCCGATCGTCCGCGCACCAAAGACACCATGATTTACGCTACGCATTCCACGCACAAAATGCTGGCTGGTTTGTCGCAGGCGTCCCAAATCACGGTGCAGGATGCGGAAAACCGCCCTTTGGACCGCAACGTGTTCAACGAAGCCTACCTGATGCATACCAGCACCAGCCCGCAGTACGCGATTATTGCGTCCTGTGATGTGGCTGCGGCCATGATGGAGCCGCCCGGTGGCACCGCGCTGGTCGAGGAAAGTATTTGCGAGGCCATGGACTTCCGTCGCGCCATGCGCAAGGTGTCCAAGGAATACGGCGAGAACGACTGGTGGTTCAAGGTCTGGGGGCCGGACAATCTGCCCGAAGAGGGCATAGGCGAGCGCGATGACTGGATTTTGCGCTCTGATGCGGAGTGGCATGGCTTTGGCAAGTTGTCGACCAACTTCAACATGCTGGATCCGGTCAAAGCCACGGTCGTGACTCCCGGCCTGGATATTTCCGGCACCTTTGCCGAGCAGGGTATTCCTGCCGCTCTGGTTTCCAAATATCTGGCCGAGCACGGCGTGGTGGTCGAGAAAACCGGCCTGTACTCCTTCTTTATTCTGTTCACCATTGGCATTACCAAGGGGCGCTGGAATACCTTGCTGACTGCCTTGCAACAGTTCAAGGACGATTATGACCGCAACCAGCCTATGTGGCGTATTTTGCCGGACTTCTGCAAAACCCAGCCTACCTACGAGCGCATGGGCTTGCGTGACCTGTGTCAGCAGATTCACCAGGCTTACCGCAAGTACGATCTGGCCCGCCTGACCACCGAGGTCTACCTGAGCGACATGATTCCCGCACTGAAACCCTCGGATGCCTATGCCAAGATGGCGCACGGCGACATTGAGCGTGTTGGTATTGACGAGCTGGAAGGTCGTGTGACGGGTGTTTTATTGACGCCTTACCCACCCGGCATTCCTTTGCTGATTCCTGGCGAACGCTTTAACTCGCGCATTGTGGAGTATCTGCAATTCGCGCGCGAGTTCAATGCCCGCTTCCCCGGCTTTGAAACCTATGTGCATGGACTGGCGCAGGATATTGGCCCCGATGGACTGCCGCGCTACTACGTAGATTGCGTGCTTGAGTCTGAAACCAACGAGTAA
- the dcd gene encoding dCTP deaminase, with product MSIKSDRWIRRAAAQGMIEPFEPGQVRNVDGQRIVSYGTSSYGYDVRCASEFKIFTNINSTIVDPKAFDEKSFVDFVGDVCIIPPNSFALARTVEYFRIPRSVLTMCLGKSTYARCGIIVNVTPLEPEWEGHVTLEFSNTTPLPAKIYAGEGCAQMLFFESDEVCEVSYRDRGGKYQGQQGVTLPRT from the coding sequence ATGAGTATCAAAAGCGACCGTTGGATTCGGCGGGCTGCTGCCCAAGGCATGATCGAACCTTTCGAGCCAGGCCAAGTGCGCAATGTAGACGGACAACGTATCGTCAGCTACGGCACCAGCAGCTATGGTTACGATGTGCGTTGTGCCAGCGAATTCAAGATTTTTACCAACATCAATTCGACCATCGTGGACCCCAAGGCCTTCGATGAAAAGTCCTTTGTGGATTTCGTCGGTGATGTGTGCATTATTCCGCCCAACTCTTTTGCACTGGCCCGCACGGTTGAGTACTTCCGTATTCCTCGCAGTGTGCTGACCATGTGTCTGGGCAAAAGCACCTATGCCCGTTGCGGCATTATCGTGAACGTGACTCCGCTGGAACCCGAGTGGGAAGGCCATGTCACCTTGGAGTTTTCCAACACCACCCCGCTGCCAGCCAAGATTTACGCCGGTGAAGGGTGCGCACAGATGCTGTTCTTTGAAAGCGATGAAGTGTGCGAAGTGTCGTACCGCGACCGCGGCGGCAAATATCAGGGTCAACAGGGCGTTACCTTGCCCCGTACCTAG